The Crocinitomicaceae bacterium genome includes a region encoding these proteins:
- a CDS encoding type II toxin-antitoxin system HicA family toxin: MGTIPSLTPKELTKILEQHGFVLKRIHGSHHYFYHDESKKITVVPIHNKDLKKGTLYAILKQAGIDKNNL, from the coding sequence ATGGGAACTATTCCTTCATTAACGCCTAAAGAGCTTACTAAAATACTTGAACAACATGGGTTTGTTTTAAAGCGTATCCATGGCAGTCATCATTACTTTTATCATGACGAATCAAAAAAGATTACTGTTGTTCCTATTCACAATAAAGATCTAAAAAAAGGTACGCTCTATGCTATTCTAAAGCAAGCCGGTATTGATAAAAATAATCTCTAG
- a CDS encoding type II toxin-antitoxin system HicB family antitoxin: MTNRTYRLILAAEPDGGFTVTVPALPGCITHGDSLEHALRMGKEAIEGYILLLKEMGEDIPDDSNTFEYSLTMAS; this comes from the coding sequence ATGACAAATCGAACATATAGACTGATACTTGCTGCAGAACCTGATGGCGGATTCACTGTTACCGTGCCTGCTTTACCTGGCTGTATTACACATGGTGATAGCCTTGAACATGCATTGCGAATGGGCAAAGAGGCAATTGAAGGTTATATTCTTTTGTTAAAAGAAATGGGCGAGGACATTCCTGACGACAGCAACACATTTGAATATTCCTTAACAATGGCATCCTGA